The window CGCTCTTTTAGAATGGCCAGTTGTATACCGGCTTCCAGGGCCATCTCCAGCACCTTTTGCGCTCCCCTAACAAACAGATCCGTTACATCCTGGCCGTCTTCCGACAGGCACCGGCTTGTACCCGCCAGAACCGCAAACCCGTCTTCTGTTTCGATGTCCACCGGTTCCCTGGGCGTGCCCATCCCCCCCAGTTCCTCCGGGCATAAGGCAATGGCCTTGCCCCTTTCAACCAGCCCGGCAATTTCCTCCACCCGGTTATCACCACCGTGATATTTGCATTTTACACCGGCCAAACAAGCACTCACCAAGATCATGGTTTTCCCCCGCTTCTTGAATAACCCCATTTTAACACAAAAACCGGGCCATTGTAGGCATAAAAAAGCAGCCGGAAGTTATCCCGGCTGCTTGAAACTTATGGTAAGACAGGCTTACCGGCCCAGTCTTTCATATGATTATCACTGATGATGCTCACCAAAGCATGAGCCACTTCTTCAAACTGTTCCTTTAACAACCTTGAAACCCTCTGATTGATACGATCACACTCCGTCAGGCAGAGCCGCTCATTGGCCTCAATAATCAGCTCCACCAGATACTTCTTAGGACCAATGCACATGGATCGTATGCTGTGAACATCCTTAACCCCCTCCAGAGCTAAGACATAATCCCCCACCTGCCGTATTAAGGCCGGATCAGCCGCTTCACCCAAGATTGCAGCAACATTTTCCCTGGCCGTAGCCAAGCCGATCAACAAAAGCATCATGCCAATTAAAATAGAAGCCAGTCCGTCAAAAAGAATATTTCCC is drawn from Desulforamulus ruminis DSM 2154 and contains these coding sequences:
- a CDS encoding DUF523 domain-containing protein, with the protein product MILVSACLAGVKCKYHGGDNRVEEIAGLVERGKAIALCPEELGGMGTPREPVDIETEDGFAVLAGTSRCLSEDGQDVTDLFVRGAQKVLEMALEAGIQLAILKERSPSCGSSKIYNRTLEDHAADRRTLVPGMGVTAALLTQHSIKVISEEKLTRQILQDIAEEHF